GGTCGGCCGGCCAGTTGACGGGATAACCGAGATGCTCATGGACCTTCCGCAGGATTCGTACGCACTCGTCCAGGTCGTCGTCACAACGCTCCCGGATCTTCATCGTGCGGGAGTGACTACTCAGCGGACAGGTCAGGACCACGCGCCGACGATCAGCCCGCCGTGCCAGGTCTCGATCAGCCAACGCGAAATCGACAGGGTGCCGGGAAGGCCGAGTCCGCCGTCCCTGGACATCTGAGTCACCTCGTCGCGGGTGAACCACCGTGCGTCTTCGATCTCATCGCCGTCGGGGTGTACCTCGTGGCTTCTCGCCCGGCCGAAGAAGCCGACCATCAGGCTCGACGGGAACGGCCACGGCTGGCTCGCGGCGTACGTGACGTCGCCGACCGCGATGCCGGTCTCCTCGCCGACCTCGCGGCGTACGGCGTCCTCCAACGACTCCCCCGGCTCCAAGAACCCGGCCAGCGTGGAGTAGCGCCCTTCGGGCCAAGCCGGATGGCGTCCGAGCAGAGCGCGGTCATCGTCGTCGGTGATCAGCATGATCACCGCGGGATCGGTTCGTGGGAAGTGGTTCGCCCCGCAGGAGGGGCAGATTCGGACATGCCCGCCCGACGCGAGGTTCGACGGCTGGCCGCAGCGAGCGCAGAACCGGTGCGTCTGATGCCAGTTCGCGATGCCGACCGCGTGGACGGCGAGTCCGGCCTCGGTCTCGGACAGGTCGAGTGCGGCCTCGCGAAGCGTGCGCGGCGCCAGCGTCTCGTCGACCTCGTCGACGACCACGGCGAACCACGCCCGACCATCGGACTCACCGAGGTAGATCCGCTCCCCGTCGGGTGCGTCTGCCGGCGTGCTGTGGAGCAGGCCAGAGCCGTTCGTCGCGATGCGATGACGGCCGACCACGAGCACAGTGCTCTGCGGGTCATTCCACGATCGGGCGAGCTGCTCGTCGGTGCGCAGATCCGAGCGTCGGTCATGGTGCGGATGGGAGAACGCGAAGAGTTCTTGATCGGGCACGACCCCCACCCTACGACCGCCGATAGCCTGCTTCCCATGAGCACACACATCGACGCAGCTGCCGGCCAGATCGCTCCTCGGGTACTGCTACCGGGCGACCCCTTGCGCGCGAAGTGGATTGCCGAGACGTTCCTCGAGGACGCGCGAGAGTACAACCACGTACGCAACATGCTCGGGTACACCGGTACGTACCGCGGCGAGCCGATCAGTGTGCAGGGCTCCGGCATGGGTCAGCCGTCGATGTCGATCTACGTCAACGAGTTGTTCGGCGACTACGACGTGCGCCAGGTCGTACGAGTCGGCTCATGCGGCGCGCTCAGCCCCGATCTTGACCTGCGCGACATCGTGCTGGGCATGACCGCGTCGACCGACTCTGCGATGAACCGGCTGCGTTTCCATGGACTCGACTACGCGCCGGCCGCCGACTTCGCACTGCTCGAGGGAGCGTGGCGGGCGGCCGGAACACACGACGTACGAACGGTCGTCGGGCAGTTGTTCTCGT
The sequence above is drawn from the Nocardioidaceae bacterium SCSIO 66511 genome and encodes:
- the nudC gene encoding NAD(+) diphosphatase, which encodes MPDQELFAFSHPHHDRRSDLRTDEQLARSWNDPQSTVLVVGRHRIATNGSGLLHSTPADAPDGERIYLGESDGRAWFAVVVDEVDETLAPRTLREAALDLSETEAGLAVHAVGIANWHQTHRFCARCGQPSNLASGGHVRICPSCGANHFPRTDPAVIMLITDDDDRALLGRHPAWPEGRYSTLAGFLEPGESLEDAVRREVGEETGIAVGDVTYAASQPWPFPSSLMVGFFGRARSHEVHPDGDEIEDARWFTRDEVTQMSRDGGLGLPGTLSISRWLIETWHGGLIVGAWS
- the deoD gene encoding purine-nucleoside phosphorylase — its product is MSTHIDAAAGQIAPRVLLPGDPLRAKWIAETFLEDAREYNHVRNMLGYTGTYRGEPISVQGSGMGQPSMSIYVNELFGDYDVRQVVRVGSCGALSPDLDLRDIVLGMTASTDSAMNRLRFHGLDYAPAADFALLEGAWRAAGTHDVRTVVGQLFSSDFFYPPRPELNGLLKDHGVLAIEMETSALYTLAAQYGRRALSICTVSDHIINENQTSSDDRERTFADMVEIALTAMLGVPIDG